One part of the Arthrobacter tumbae genome encodes these proteins:
- a CDS encoding LacI family DNA-binding transcriptional regulator has translation MRSVTIRNVADLAGVSVATASRVLSGHPSTSEVAREAVSKAAIKLGFRPNAQARSLRKTSTQTIGLVLPDVRNPFFADLAHAVEQRARDFKYLTLFGNANEDADQQDRYFDIMLTQRVDGLIAAPQGNVADLQAVLDSGVPTVFVDRVIPDTTVPSVTPDNVTGVQEAVRHLTALGHRRIGYIAGPQSTSTGRERLAAFQSALADSHADDDADLIFFGDFQSASGAAGAHHLLELPHPPTALLAADSLMSIGAIGVCNERGLAIGTDLAFVAYDDIEAFSLINPALTVIAHDVNAMGRLAVDLLTRVIAGDTPESVILPSRLIVRGSTPSLPGGPTS, from the coding sequence ATGCGATCAGTGACGATCAGGAACGTCGCCGACCTGGCGGGCGTATCGGTGGCCACCGCATCCCGCGTGCTCTCGGGCCATCCGTCTACTTCTGAAGTAGCCCGGGAGGCGGTCAGCAAGGCGGCCATCAAGCTCGGTTTCCGGCCCAACGCCCAGGCGCGCTCGCTGCGCAAGACCAGCACCCAGACCATCGGCCTGGTCCTTCCCGACGTCCGGAATCCCTTCTTTGCGGACCTCGCCCACGCCGTCGAACAGCGCGCCCGCGACTTCAAGTACCTCACGCTCTTCGGCAACGCGAATGAGGACGCCGATCAGCAGGACCGCTATTTCGACATCATGCTGACCCAACGGGTCGACGGCCTCATCGCCGCCCCCCAGGGGAATGTCGCCGATCTGCAGGCCGTCCTGGACAGCGGCGTGCCCACCGTCTTCGTGGACCGCGTCATCCCCGACACCACGGTTCCCAGCGTGACTCCCGACAACGTCACCGGTGTCCAGGAAGCCGTCCGCCACCTGACCGCCCTGGGGCATCGCCGCATCGGTTACATCGCCGGCCCGCAGTCCACCTCCACAGGCCGGGAACGCCTCGCCGCCTTCCAATCCGCCCTCGCGGACTCCCATGCCGACGACGACGCCGACCTCATCTTCTTCGGTGACTTCCAGTCCGCCAGTGGTGCGGCCGGTGCCCATCATCTGCTGGAACTCCCCCACCCGCCGACAGCGCTGCTCGCAGCGGACAGCCTGATGAGCATTGGAGCTATCGGCGTGTGCAACGAACGCGGTCTGGCCATCGGTACGGACCTTGCTTTTGTCGCCTATGACGACATCGAGGCCTTCAGCCTCATCAATCCCGCACTCACCGTGATTGCTCACGACGTCAATGCCATGGGCCGCCTCGCTGTTGATCTCCTCACCCGGGTCATCGCCGGTGACACACCGGAATCGGTGATCCTTCCCAGCCGCCTCATTGTCCGCGGTTCCACCCCGTCCCTTCCAGGAGGCCCAACATCGTGA
- a CDS encoding sugar ABC transporter ATP-binding protein codes for MNDRTGTDNPILTLESVTKSFGPVTVIKGVTVNVYPGKVQVLLGENGAGKSTLIKMMAGVYQPDGGRILVDGKEVRLPDTNASEALGIATIHQELNLVGSMTVAENITMGRIPRRFGLVDRRRMREVAKEALAMIGLDIDVDHKVGELGIARQQLVEIAKALSLNARMLILDEPTAALTKREIAALFSVVEDLRERGVGMVFISHHLDEIASIGDSVSVLRDGEFVAEVPADTYEDELVRLMVGRSIEQQFPRRREYDGPADTLLEVDGLSTKGMINNVSFSVKAGEIVGLAGLVGAGRTEVIRAIAGVDPYASGSVRVRGKQLPKSSVGAAIRAGVGHVPEDRKAHGLVLGAPVNENIGYATLSTTAKSGLVDRAGQRKRAQDVADKLRIRMHNLDQVVGSLSGGNQQKTVFARWIVANSSVLLLDEPTRGVDVGAKVEIYELMNAITAAGGAVVMVSSELPEVLGMSDRVLVMSGGHISGELSADDATQDAVMSLAVRDVQRDLEDKLMEDGHE; via the coding sequence GTGAACGATAGAACAGGGACCGACAACCCCATCCTGACGCTGGAAAGCGTCACCAAGTCTTTCGGGCCGGTGACGGTCATCAAAGGTGTGACCGTCAATGTCTACCCCGGCAAGGTGCAGGTGCTGCTCGGAGAGAACGGCGCCGGAAAATCCACACTCATCAAAATGATGGCCGGCGTGTACCAGCCCGACGGCGGCCGGATCCTCGTGGACGGCAAGGAAGTCCGACTGCCGGATACCAACGCCTCCGAGGCCCTTGGCATCGCGACCATCCACCAGGAGCTGAACCTGGTGGGTTCGATGACCGTTGCCGAGAACATCACGATGGGTCGCATCCCGCGCCGCTTCGGGCTCGTGGACCGCAGGAGAATGCGCGAAGTCGCGAAGGAAGCCCTGGCAATGATCGGCCTGGACATCGATGTTGACCACAAGGTCGGTGAACTGGGCATTGCCCGCCAGCAACTGGTCGAAATCGCGAAAGCGCTGAGCCTCAACGCCCGCATGCTTATCCTCGACGAGCCGACGGCGGCTCTCACCAAGCGTGAGATCGCCGCCCTGTTCTCGGTGGTGGAGGATCTGCGGGAACGTGGCGTCGGCATGGTCTTTATCTCGCATCACCTGGATGAGATCGCCTCGATCGGCGACTCCGTTTCAGTCCTGCGGGACGGCGAATTCGTCGCCGAGGTCCCGGCCGACACTTACGAGGACGAACTGGTCCGGCTCATGGTCGGCCGATCCATCGAACAGCAGTTCCCCCGCCGCCGCGAGTACGACGGGCCGGCTGACACCCTCCTGGAAGTCGACGGACTTTCCACCAAGGGAATGATCAACAACGTTTCCTTTTCCGTGAAGGCCGGCGAGATCGTCGGACTGGCCGGCCTGGTGGGCGCGGGCCGCACCGAAGTCATCCGCGCTATCGCCGGCGTCGATCCCTACGCCAGCGGCTCGGTCCGCGTCCGCGGCAAACAGCTGCCCAAGTCCAGCGTCGGCGCGGCCATTCGTGCCGGCGTCGGGCACGTTCCGGAAGACCGGAAGGCGCACGGGTTGGTCCTTGGTGCCCCGGTCAACGAGAACATCGGCTACGCGACGCTCTCGACGACGGCCAAGTCGGGACTCGTTGATCGCGCCGGACAGCGCAAGCGGGCACAGGACGTCGCTGACAAGCTACGCATCCGCATGCACAACCTCGACCAGGTGGTCGGTTCACTCTCCGGCGGCAATCAGCAGAAGACGGTGTTCGCACGATGGATCGTCGCGAACTCCTCGGTGCTCCTGCTGGACGAGCCGACCCGCGGCGTCGACGTAGGCGCCAAGGTCGAGATCTACGAACTGATGAACGCAATCACCGCTGCGGGCGGCGCCGTCGTCATGGTGTCGAGCGAGCTGCCCGAGGTGCTCGGCATGAGCGACCGGGTGCTCGTGATGAGCGGTGGACATATTTCCGGTGAACTAAGCGCCGACGACGCCACGCAGGATGCCGTGATGTCGCTGGCGGTGCGCGATGTACAGCGCGATCTTGAAGACAAGCTGATGGAGGACGGTCATGAATAA
- a CDS encoding ABC transporter permease, which produces MNKVATAAAPKKARGGSQIGRFLADNGALVGLFVLGLALFIATPDFLTGPNLLNIGIQASVIAVLAFGLTFVIVAAGIDLSVGSVAALSAMGSAWIFSQGSMPGWLALIGGLALGTLAGAVSGFAVAYGRLPSFIATLAMLSIARGLTLVISDGRPIGTAPAVSFLGGDLGVIPMPIIVLVVAGLVAAFILNFTVMGRYMYAVGGNTEAARLSGVPVRKVLVTVFALSGLFAGLAGLLLSGRLDSAQPQAAAGYELDAIAAVVIGGASLAGGIGRISGTLVGALVLVVIRNGLNLLNVSSFWQQVVIGLVIAVAVGIDSLRRKNQPH; this is translated from the coding sequence ATGAATAAGGTTGCAACCGCGGCGGCACCGAAGAAGGCGCGCGGCGGCTCACAGATAGGCAGGTTCCTTGCCGACAACGGAGCACTGGTGGGCCTGTTTGTCCTCGGTCTGGCGCTGTTCATCGCAACGCCGGACTTCCTCACCGGGCCCAACCTGCTGAACATCGGCATCCAGGCGTCCGTGATCGCGGTGCTCGCGTTCGGTCTGACCTTCGTGATTGTGGCCGCGGGCATTGACCTGTCGGTCGGTTCGGTCGCTGCCCTCTCGGCCATGGGGTCGGCCTGGATATTCTCCCAGGGGTCGATGCCCGGGTGGCTCGCGCTGATCGGCGGACTCGCCCTCGGTACACTCGCCGGCGCGGTCAGCGGCTTTGCCGTCGCCTACGGCAGGCTCCCCTCCTTCATTGCAACACTCGCCATGCTCAGCATCGCCCGCGGACTCACCCTGGTCATCTCCGACGGGCGGCCAATCGGTACAGCACCCGCAGTGTCCTTCCTCGGTGGCGATCTCGGCGTCATTCCAATGCCAATCATCGTCCTCGTGGTCGCCGGCCTGGTTGCCGCGTTCATCCTGAACTTCACCGTCATGGGCCGCTATATGTACGCGGTCGGCGGTAACACCGAGGCCGCCCGACTTTCTGGCGTGCCGGTGCGTAAGGTCCTCGTCACGGTGTTCGCGCTGTCCGGACTGTTCGCCGGTCTCGCCGGGCTCCTGCTCTCCGGGCGCTTGGACTCGGCCCAGCCACAAGCGGCGGCGGGCTATGAGCTCGACGCGATTGCCGCCGTCGTCATCGGTGGTGCTTCGCTTGCCGGCGGTATCGGCCGTATCAGCGGCACGCTGGTTGGCGCGCTGGTGCTCGTGGTAATCCGCAACGGGCTCAATCTGCTCAATGTCTCCTCCTTCTGGCAGCAAGTGGTCATCGGCCTGGTGATCGCGGTCGCCGTCGGAATTGACTCCCTGCGGCGCAAGAACCAACCGCACTAG
- a CDS encoding substrate-binding domain-containing protein, whose translation MKFSAPRKAAVLTMSLALAFSATACNRGGEEGTEGSASATLALSTLNNPFFVELRDGAEAAAEEAGIELEVVDAQNDSATQTNQLATAATSGTDGVIINPVDSDAAAAAVAPLIDGDIPVVAVDRAVNGAEVESLVSSDNVAGGKQAADELAKAMGEEGQVIVLQGVAGTSASRDRGAGFEEGIAAYPNIEVVAMQTANFDRAEALNVATNLLQANPDVTGIFAENDEMALGAIQALGDRAGSEVTVVGFDGTEDGLAAIEAGTMTATIAQQPAELGKRSVEVLQQVLAGETVEATIPVPVTTVNSENVGEFTE comes from the coding sequence ATGAAGTTCTCCGCACCCCGTAAGGCAGCAGTACTCACCATGTCCCTGGCGCTCGCGTTCTCTGCGACCGCCTGCAACCGCGGCGGCGAAGAAGGTACCGAGGGATCGGCGTCGGCCACCCTCGCGCTCTCCACCCTGAACAACCCGTTCTTCGTCGAGCTGCGCGACGGCGCCGAGGCTGCCGCTGAGGAGGCGGGCATCGAGCTCGAAGTGGTCGACGCGCAGAACGACTCCGCAACCCAGACCAACCAGCTCGCTACTGCCGCTACCAGCGGAACCGATGGCGTCATCATCAACCCGGTCGACTCCGATGCCGCAGCCGCTGCCGTTGCACCCCTGATCGATGGCGACATCCCCGTCGTCGCTGTGGACCGCGCTGTCAACGGTGCCGAGGTCGAGTCCCTCGTCTCCAGCGACAACGTCGCCGGCGGCAAGCAGGCAGCGGACGAACTGGCCAAGGCGATGGGCGAAGAGGGCCAGGTGATCGTCCTTCAGGGCGTCGCCGGAACGTCCGCCAGCCGTGACCGCGGTGCCGGCTTCGAAGAGGGCATCGCCGCATACCCGAACATCGAGGTAGTGGCCATGCAGACAGCCAATTTTGACCGCGCCGAAGCGCTCAATGTTGCAACCAACCTGCTGCAGGCCAACCCCGATGTCACCGGAATCTTCGCCGAGAACGACGAAATGGCGCTCGGCGCCATCCAGGCTCTCGGCGACCGCGCAGGATCCGAGGTTACGGTGGTCGGCTTCGACGGCACCGAAGATGGACTGGCCGCCATCGAAGCAGGAACCATGACCGCCACCATCGCGCAGCAGCCCGCCGAGCTCGGCAAGCGCTCCGTCGAGGTTCTTCAGCAGGTCCTCGCCGGGGAGACCGTCGAGGCAACCATCCCTGTTCCGGTCACCACCGTGAACTCCGAGAACGTTGGTGAATTCACCGAATGA
- a CDS encoding ribokinase produces the protein MSTQPPSVVVVGSINADLVVTLERHPQPGETLLGRTMTVMPGGKGANQAVAAAKFGAPTTMIGAVGQDAYTDVALSGLHSAGVKTDRVQRVGTTTGVAIVEVDDGGENTIVVIPGANGEVTPALVASAADLISDAGVLVLQGEIPAASVAAAVASATGRVLINLAPVIELDRETLLRAHPLVVNEHEGALALEQLTGAAQPAGPEPSNHAETARALLDCGFSSVVMTLGGAGALLADSSGVLEVPAPSVAVVDTTGAGDAFVGALAARLVAGDALPEAVGVAVRVGAFAVGAEGAQPSYPSLTDALPEEASPQGAQA, from the coding sequence ATGAGCACTCAGCCGCCGAGCGTCGTCGTTGTAGGGTCCATCAACGCCGACCTCGTAGTGACACTGGAACGCCACCCCCAGCCGGGCGAGACCCTGCTGGGACGGACCATGACGGTGATGCCCGGCGGCAAGGGCGCCAACCAGGCCGTAGCTGCGGCGAAGTTCGGTGCGCCCACCACGATGATCGGCGCTGTGGGACAGGACGCCTACACCGACGTCGCGCTCTCCGGCCTGCACTCCGCCGGCGTCAAGACTGACCGTGTGCAGCGCGTTGGGACCACTACCGGCGTCGCGATCGTGGAGGTCGACGACGGCGGCGAGAACACCATCGTCGTCATACCCGGCGCGAACGGCGAGGTGACGCCCGCGCTGGTTGCCTCCGCTGCGGACCTGATTTCCGACGCCGGTGTGCTGGTTCTGCAGGGCGAGATCCCTGCCGCTTCGGTTGCCGCAGCAGTTGCGTCCGCAACCGGCAGGGTGCTGATCAACCTCGCGCCAGTGATCGAGCTGGATCGCGAGACGCTGCTGCGCGCTCACCCTCTGGTGGTCAACGAGCACGAGGGAGCGCTGGCGCTGGAGCAGCTAACCGGCGCTGCTCAGCCGGCGGGCCCAGAACCTTCGAACCATGCGGAAACTGCACGCGCGCTGCTTGACTGTGGATTCTCCTCCGTGGTGATGACCCTGGGTGGCGCCGGCGCGCTGCTCGCTGACTCCTCAGGGGTGCTTGAGGTTCCTGCGCCGTCAGTGGCCGTCGTCGACACAACCGGAGCGGGTGACGCCTTCGTAGGTGCACTGGCCGCCCGGCTGGTTGCTGGAGATGCGTTGCCCGAGGCCGTTGGCGTCGCTGTGCGAGTCGGAGCGTTCGCGGTCGGCGCCGAGGGTGCACAGCCGTCCTACCCATCGTTGACCGATGCCCTTCCCGAGGAAGCATCGCCGCAAGGAGCGCAGGCTTGA
- the rbsD gene encoding D-ribose pyranase, which translates to MKKNGILNGPVNARLSTLGHGHLVMITDCGMPLPDSAAVVDLALVKGVPGFAEVLHTVLADLEVEGAVIASEASGTVVEDVVRGEGLSPEFVSHEELKSLLGEARLIIRTGEATSYANVALRCGVTF; encoded by the coding sequence TTGAAGAAGAACGGAATACTGAACGGTCCCGTCAACGCCCGGCTCAGCACGCTGGGTCATGGGCATCTGGTGATGATCACTGACTGCGGCATGCCGCTTCCCGATTCTGCCGCCGTCGTCGACCTCGCCCTGGTGAAAGGTGTGCCGGGATTCGCTGAGGTGTTGCACACGGTGCTTGCCGACCTCGAGGTTGAGGGCGCCGTCATCGCCTCCGAGGCATCCGGAACCGTTGTTGAGGACGTTGTACGCGGCGAGGGCCTCTCCCCCGAGTTCGTAAGTCACGAGGAGTTGAAGTCTCTGCTCGGTGAAGCGCGGCTCATCATCCGGACCGGCGAGGCAACGTCTTACGCAAACGTCGCGCTGCGCTGCGGAGTGACGTTCTAG
- a CDS encoding pirin family protein yields MTNLDVHPQEMVCGGNSAPATAELLVPRDVPLGGPRAMTVRRTLPQRRRSLIGSWCFLDHYGPDPVSASGGMKVPRHPHTGLATVSLLFTGGVSHRDSSGANALVRPGEVNLMIAGRGISHQEFSTPDTSLLHGVQLWYALPDSNRQMPPTFEHYEPEPVTGDGTMLRVFIGSLAGSTSPVETYTPPLLAAEVNLESGASLELQLDPAFEHGVLLDTGDLTLNGSQVPVNHLAYLPVGQQSLTMDAGTDPVRLILIGGEPLNEQIVMWWNFVGRSHEEVVAYRTAWQAEIGAEPALLDTGKYDDGAPYPRFGPFPADQPDPLPAPTMPAVQLRPRG; encoded by the coding sequence ATGACCAATCTGGACGTGCACCCGCAGGAAATGGTGTGCGGTGGGAATTCCGCACCCGCCACCGCCGAACTGCTGGTCCCCCGCGACGTGCCGCTGGGTGGGCCGCGGGCAATGACCGTGCGCCGGACACTGCCACAGCGCCGGCGCAGCCTGATCGGGTCATGGTGTTTCCTGGACCATTACGGCCCGGACCCGGTGTCCGCCTCGGGCGGGATGAAGGTACCCCGGCACCCGCACACCGGCCTGGCCACCGTGAGCCTGCTATTCACCGGCGGGGTCAGCCATCGCGACTCCTCCGGCGCCAACGCACTGGTGCGCCCGGGCGAAGTCAACCTCATGATTGCCGGGCGTGGAATCTCGCATCAGGAGTTCTCCACCCCAGACACCTCGCTCCTGCACGGTGTGCAACTCTGGTACGCTCTGCCCGATTCAAACCGACAGATGCCGCCCACCTTCGAGCATTACGAACCCGAGCCGGTCACCGGTGACGGAACCATGCTTCGGGTCTTCATCGGCTCCCTGGCGGGTTCCACTTCCCCGGTCGAAACCTACACGCCGCCACTGCTGGCCGCCGAGGTTAACCTGGAGTCCGGCGCCTCACTGGAACTGCAGCTGGACCCCGCGTTCGAGCACGGCGTGTTGCTGGATACCGGTGATCTGACCCTCAACGGATCACAGGTACCGGTGAACCACCTTGCCTACCTGCCTGTCGGGCAGCAGTCCCTCACGATGGATGCCGGGACGGATCCGGTACGACTCATCCTGATCGGCGGCGAACCGCTGAACGAACAGATAGTGATGTGGTGGAATTTCGTCGGCCGCTCGCATGAAGAGGTGGTCGCTTACCGCACTGCCTGGCAGGCGGAGATTGGTGCAGAACCGGCCCTGTTGGACACCGGAAAGTACGACGACGGCGCCCCCTACCCGCGTTTCGGCCCGTTCCCTGCCGACCAGCCGGACCCGTTACCGGCACCGACGATGCCCGCAGTTCAGCTGCGCCCGCGCGGCTGA
- a CDS encoding PadR family transcriptional regulator, with translation MRIDKDLVAASATPLVLGILAEGDLYGYAILKRVSELSGGSMQWTDGMLYPLLHRLERLGYVHATWGTSDAGRRRKHYAITETGREALAERQQQWTVVADALRQVWHSAPRPPAVTEGWA, from the coding sequence GTGCGCATCGACAAAGACCTCGTGGCGGCCTCCGCCACACCACTCGTCCTGGGCATCCTGGCGGAAGGCGACCTCTACGGGTACGCCATCCTCAAGCGCGTGAGCGAGCTGTCCGGCGGCAGCATGCAATGGACCGACGGCATGCTCTATCCCCTCCTGCACAGGCTGGAACGGCTCGGCTACGTTCACGCAACGTGGGGCACCTCGGACGCCGGCCGCCGTCGTAAGCATTACGCCATCACGGAGACTGGGCGGGAAGCCTTGGCTGAACGCCAGCAGCAGTGGACCGTGGTCGCCGACGCACTGCGGCAGGTCTGGCACAGCGCACCACGACCACCAGCGGTGACGGAGGGGTGGGCATGA
- a CDS encoding permease prefix domain 1-containing protein, with the protein MMTAHAELESQIDRWRSYVQRNQAISPADVDELEDHLREQIADRQATGLDDEEAFLVAIKRLGNLDAVSREFAREHSDRLWKQLVLLPEKTPDNDGGTPPWRELAVVLALAVGAGVAVKVGFLLIENENVFVRNLGLLVFPFVAGYFAWKRRLTPRAGAVLLISYGVLAAVLNIYPFSMGGSTEVLAVLHAPVILWLLAGLAYAGGRWRAMAIR; encoded by the coding sequence ATGATGACGGCGCACGCAGAGCTGGAGTCCCAGATCGACCGGTGGCGCAGCTACGTCCAGCGCAATCAGGCCATCTCCCCTGCAGACGTCGACGAGCTCGAAGACCACCTCCGCGAACAGATCGCCGATCGGCAGGCCACCGGCCTTGACGATGAGGAGGCGTTTCTCGTTGCCATCAAGCGCCTCGGCAACCTCGACGCCGTATCCCGCGAATTTGCCCGCGAACACTCGGACCGGCTGTGGAAGCAGCTCGTCCTCCTTCCGGAAAAAACACCCGACAACGACGGCGGCACCCCTCCGTGGCGCGAGCTGGCAGTCGTTCTCGCACTGGCCGTCGGTGCGGGCGTCGCGGTCAAGGTTGGGTTCCTCCTGATCGAAAACGAGAACGTGTTCGTACGGAACCTAGGGTTACTGGTATTCCCCTTCGTTGCCGGCTACTTCGCGTGGAAACGGCGGCTGACACCGCGAGCCGGCGCTGTCCTGCTGATCTCCTATGGTGTACTCGCCGCGGTCCTCAACATCTATCCGTTCTCCATGGGCGGGTCCACCGAGGTACTCGCGGTGCTGCACGCGCCGGTGATCCTGTGGCTGCTAGCCGGGCTGGCGTACGCCGGCGGGCGATGGCGGGCGATGGCGATCCGATAG
- a CDS encoding NAD(P)-dependent alcohol dehydrogenase, whose protein sequence is MPTSVSAYAAPSATEDLVPTTIERRDVGPDDILIDIKFAGICHSDIHTVRGDWGPQQFPLAPGHEIAGIVTEVGANVTKHAVGDRVGVGCMVNSCRECKNCLAGEEQYCLNGNVGTYGAVDRDGTITQGGYSTHVVVTEDFVVRIPEGIELDAAAPLLCAGITTFSPLRHWGAGPGKKVAVVGLGGLGHMAVKLAHAMGAEVTVLSQSLKKQEDGLRLGADAYYATSDENTFTELARSFDLIINTVSASLDISAYLGLLSLDGALVNVGAPAEPLTVQAFALIGGRRSFAGSMIGGIRETQEMLDFCAEHKLGAEIEVIPADKINEAYERVLASDVRYRFVIDTSTLS, encoded by the coding sequence ATGCCCACTTCAGTTTCCGCTTACGCCGCTCCGTCGGCCACCGAGGACCTCGTCCCCACCACTATCGAACGCCGGGACGTTGGACCTGACGACATCCTGATCGACATCAAGTTCGCGGGCATCTGCCACTCGGACATCCACACCGTCCGCGGTGACTGGGGCCCCCAGCAGTTCCCGCTGGCGCCGGGACACGAGATCGCCGGGATCGTCACCGAGGTCGGCGCCAACGTGACCAAGCACGCTGTCGGTGACCGCGTGGGAGTGGGCTGCATGGTCAACTCCTGTCGCGAATGCAAGAACTGCCTGGCCGGCGAAGAGCAGTACTGCCTCAACGGCAACGTCGGCACGTACGGCGCAGTCGACCGCGACGGAACAATCACTCAGGGCGGCTACTCCACCCACGTCGTGGTGACCGAGGACTTCGTTGTCCGCATTCCGGAGGGCATCGAGCTCGACGCCGCTGCACCCCTTCTGTGCGCAGGCATCACGACTTTCTCGCCGTTGCGGCACTGGGGTGCCGGTCCGGGGAAGAAGGTTGCCGTCGTCGGCCTCGGCGGGCTCGGCCACATGGCCGTCAAGCTGGCCCACGCCATGGGCGCGGAGGTGACCGTTCTGTCCCAGTCGCTGAAGAAGCAGGAGGACGGCCTGCGTCTCGGCGCGGACGCGTACTACGCCACCAGCGACGAGAACACCTTCACGGAGCTCGCGCGTTCCTTCGACCTGATCATCAACACGGTCAGCGCGTCACTGGACATCAGTGCCTACCTCGGGCTGCTGAGTCTCGACGGCGCGCTGGTCAACGTCGGCGCTCCGGCGGAGCCGCTGACCGTTCAGGCGTTTGCCCTCATCGGCGGGCGCCGGTCCTTCGCCGGATCGATGATCGGTGGGATCCGCGAGACCCAGGAGATGCTCGACTTCTGCGCTGAGCACAAGCTCGGTGCCGAGATCGAGGTCATTCCGGCCGACAAGATCAATGAAGCCTACGAGCGCGTGCTGGCATCCGACGTGCGGTACCGCTTCGTGATCGATACCTCGACGCTCAGCTAG
- a CDS encoding aldo/keto reductase encodes MSHSIPNVTLNNGVEMPILGFGVYQVPPEETEQVVTDALATGYRHLDTAAAYGNEEAVGRAIAASGIPREELFITTKLWAQDAGEDKGKRAFDASLQRLGLDYVDLYLVHQPYGDYFGAWRAMQELNRQGLARAIGVSNFHPDRLVDLIEHSETAPAVNQIETHPFFQRAADQEVMRAKGIQHQSWGPFAEGRNNLFSDPVITGIGASHGKSVAQVVLRWLIQRDVVVIPKSVRADRMAENIAVFDFALTDEEMSRLAGMDTGATLFFDHRDPAMVSMIGTRRIHD; translated from the coding sequence ATGTCCCACTCCATCCCCAACGTCACACTCAACAACGGCGTCGAGATGCCGATTCTTGGCTTCGGTGTCTATCAGGTTCCGCCGGAGGAGACCGAGCAGGTGGTGACTGATGCGCTGGCAACCGGGTACCGCCACCTTGACACAGCTGCAGCCTACGGGAACGAGGAAGCGGTTGGCCGTGCCATCGCAGCTTCGGGGATCCCGCGGGAGGAACTGTTCATCACCACCAAGCTCTGGGCACAGGACGCCGGCGAGGACAAGGGCAAGCGTGCGTTCGATGCCTCTCTTCAACGTCTGGGCCTTGACTACGTCGACCTCTACCTGGTGCACCAGCCCTACGGCGACTATTTCGGTGCCTGGCGCGCCATGCAGGAGCTGAACCGGCAGGGCCTCGCGAGGGCCATCGGCGTCTCCAACTTCCACCCCGACCGTCTGGTTGATCTCATTGAGCACAGCGAGACCGCGCCCGCAGTCAATCAGATCGAAACGCACCCGTTTTTCCAGCGTGCAGCGGACCAGGAGGTTATGCGAGCGAAGGGCATTCAGCATCAGTCCTGGGGCCCGTTCGCCGAGGGCCGCAACAACCTCTTCAGCGACCCGGTAATCACCGGGATCGGTGCCTCCCACGGAAAGTCGGTCGCGCAGGTGGTGCTACGCTGGCTGATCCAGCGTGACGTCGTCGTCATCCCCAAGTCAGTGCGTGCAGACAGGATGGCGGAGAATATCGCCGTCTTCGATTTCGCGCTGACGGATGAGGAGATGAGCCGCCTTGCCGGGATGGACACCGGTGCAACCCTGTTCTTTGACCACCGGGACCCCGCCATGGTCAGCATGATTGGAACGCGCCGCATCCACGACTGA